From a single Papaver somniferum cultivar HN1 unplaced genomic scaffold, ASM357369v1 unplaced-scaffold_133, whole genome shotgun sequence genomic region:
- the LOC113333507 gene encoding basic blue protein-like: MKTSTLSNHAVISFFLLIVGLSSIFVSVNASRNHIVGGVHGWGFRSGSYNIWALHRSFAAGNTLQFKYTRGAHNVVRVHAAGYEKCRATEKESAKAMSTGSDKLTLKKGMNYFICSFEGHCTAGMKIKVHAK, from the exons ATGAAAACATCAACGTTAAGCAATCATGCAGTGATAAGTTTCTTCCTTCTTATCGTCGGCTTATCTTCAATCTTTGTGAGCGTTAACGCCTCGAGGAACCATATTGTCGGTGGGGTTCATGGATGGGGTTTCCGTTCTGGTTCATACAATATTTGGGCTCTTCATAGATCCTTCGCTGCAGGGAATACGCTTC AATTTAAGTACACACGTGGAGCACACAATGTTGTTCGAGTTCATGCTGCTGGGTACGAGAAGTGCAGGGCAACGGAAAAGGAATCAGCGAAAGCAATGTCGACAGGAAGTGACAAGTTAACACTTAAAAAAGGAATGAATTACTTCATTTGTAGTTTCGAAGGACACTGCACGGCAGGCATGAAGATCAAAGTACATGCTAAGTAG